Proteins found in one Quercus robur chromosome 2, dhQueRobu3.1, whole genome shotgun sequence genomic segment:
- the LOC126714499 gene encoding protein COFACTOR ASSEMBLY OF COMPLEX C SUBUNIT B CCB1, chloroplastic → MAAKILSSHPHPLTSLSLPSSNRDFFTHHHKPWLRPAWNPTRPKRLLLRVSLQDPHVLSSSSSALVEQLHHLYHHNPSSLILLADTASYSLASYYTSLGLFVISVPGLWSLIKRSVKSKIVQKTFIGEGEGKKAPNFVAGEILSFFTRNNFVVTDRGETITFEGMMVPSRGQAALLTFCTCISMASVALVLTITVPDFGNNWFWLTILSPLAGAYYWKRASRKEQIKVKLMVAEDGTLSEIVVQGDDQQVEQMRKELQLSEKGMVYVKGIFER, encoded by the exons ATGGCAGCTAAGATATTATCCTCACATCCCCACcctctcacttctctctctcttccttcctcCAACAGGGACTTCTTCACCCACCACCATAAACCATGGCTCCGACCTGCTTGGAATCCCACAAGACCCAAGAGGCTACTACTTCGTGTCTCTCTCCAGGACCCACAtgtcttatcttcttcttcttctgctctTGTGGAGCAGCTTCACCACCTCTACCACCATAACCCATCCTCGCTCATATTACTTGCAGATACAGCAAGTTATTCCTTGGCTAGCTACTATACTTCATTGGGTCTCTTTGTCATCTCAGTTCCTGGCCTATGGTCCCTCATCAAGCGCTCTGTCAAGTCCAAG ATTGTGCAGAAGACGTTTATAGGTGAAGGAGAAGGGAAAAAGGCACCTAATTTTGTCGCAGGAGAAATCCTATCTTTCTTCACCCGCAACAATTTTGTGGTGACTGATAGAGGAGAGACCATTAC ATTTGAAGGCATGATGGTTCCAAGCCGAGGCCAAGCAGCATTGCTAACTTTCTGCACCTGCATCAGCATGGCAAGCGTGGCCCTTGTTCTTACAATAACTGTTCCTGATTTTGGCAATAATTGGTTCTGGCTTACGATCCTAAGTCCATTGGC AGGAGCTTATTACTGGAAACGAGCATCAAGAAAGGAGCAAATCAAGGTTAAATTGATGGTTGCAGAAGATGGGACCCTTTCAGAGATCGTCGTTCAAGGAGATGACCAGCAAgtagagcagatgagaaaggaGCTTCAGCTGAGTGAAAAAGGCATGGTGTATGTCAAGGGCATCTTCGAGAGATGA
- the LOC126714497 gene encoding cytochrome b-c1 complex subunit Rieske-4, mitochondrial-like, with translation MLRVAARKLSSLSSPPWRPNQVQASSALVSRHFINGGDSSSSGDPRSNGSAYSFSFGPDFHVPFRGFASESLTPIKENGIVSDVPATVAAVKNPTSKIVYDEYNHERYPPGDPSKRAFAYFVLTGGRFVYASLIRLLILKFVLSMSASKDVLAMASLEVDLSSIEPGSTVTVKWRGKPVFIRRRTEEDIKLANSVDISSLRDPQPDSERVKNPEWLIVVGVCTHLGCIPLPNAGDFGGWFCPCHGSHYDISGRIRKGPAPYNLEVPTYSFLEENKLMVG, from the exons ATGTTGAGGGTTGCAGCGAGGAAGCTCTCTTCTCTGTCTTCGCCTCCATGGAGACCCAACCAGGTTCAGGCCTCCTCGGCCCTTGTCTCCCGTCATTTCATCAACGGCGGTGATTCCTCTTCCTCTGGTGATCCCAGATCCAACGGCTCTGCTTACTCCTTCTCTTTCGGACCTGACTTCCACGTCCCTTTCAGAG GTTTTGCTTCTGAGTCTCTTACCCCAATAAAGGAAAATGGAATAGTTTCAGATGTTCCTGCAACTGTGGCAGCCGTGAAGAACCCTACTTCAAAGATAGTTTATGATGAGTACAACCATGAGCGTTATCCTCCAGGGGACCCCAGCAAGCGGGCATTTGCATATTTTGTCCTCACCGGTGGTAGGTTTGTATATGCCTCACTGATTCGTCTCCTTATCCTCAAGTTTGTGCTGAGCATGTCAGCTAGTAAGGATGTTCTTGCCATGGCTTCCCTTGAGGTTGATCTCTCCAGCATTGAGCCAGGCTCCACTGTGACTGTTAAGTGGCGTGGAAAGCCAGTCTTCATCAGGCGCCGAACGGAGGAGGATATAAAGCTGGCAAATAGTGTAGATATTTCATCTCTTCGTGACCCACAGCCAGACTCTGAGAGGGTAAAGAATCCTGAATGGCTTATTGTTGTTGGAGTATGCACACATCTGGGTTGCATTCCCTTGCCAAATGCTGGTGACTTTGGTGGATGGTTTTGCCCATGCCATGGTTCCCATTATGATATCTCTGGCAGGATTCGCAAGGGGCCTGCACCATACAATTTGGAGGTACCGACTTACTCCTTTTTGGAGGAGAACAAGTTAATGGTTGGTTGA
- the LOC126701956 gene encoding uncharacterized protein LOC126701956 translates to MQIKDEGALTFPGKLKGDPNKRPRDKYCRFHQDHGHDTANCYDLKQQIETLIRQGKLQRFVSRERTDTPEEQAPRRENDRPRPPIGDIRMIVGGTTAAGSSKKARKTYLRTVHSVQLTGSVPMMPRIDNPVINFSEDDARRLHHPHDDTLVVSLQIGDYNMHRVLVDNGSSADILYYPAFQQMRIDKERLSPTNSPLVGFGGTKVFLLDAITLAVTAGDYPQQITKEITFLVVDYSSAYNAILGRPTLNSWKAVASTYHLMIKFPTEYGVGELRGNQVAARECYITMLEMEDQQQTMCIGKQRALA, encoded by the coding sequence atgcaaatcaaagatgaaGGAGCATTGACTTTCCCTGGAAAGTTGAAGGGAGACCCCAACAAAAGACCTAGAGACAAGTATTGCCGCTTTCACCAGGACCACGGTCACGACACAGCTAACTGCTACGACCTGAAGCAGCAGATTGAGACCCTAATCAGGCAGGGGAAACTACAGAGGTTCGTCAGCAGGGAAAGAACTGATACGCCGGAAGAACAGGCTCCACGAAGGGAGAACGATCGCCCTAGACCACCCATAGGAGACATACGAATGATCGTAGGGGGCACAACTGCGGCCGGATCTTCCAAGAAAGCCCGCAAAACCTACCTCAGGACGGTCCATAGCGTCCAACTCACAGGATCAGTACCAATGATGCCGCGGATAGATAACCCCGTCATAAACTTTTCAGAGGATGACGCTCGGAGACTTCACCATCCTCATGACGACACGCTAGTAGTTAGCTTGCAGATTGGGGATTATAATATGCACCGGGTCCTCGTCGACAACGGCAGCTCAGCAGACATCCTGTACTATCCAgcattccagcagatgaggattgaCAAGGAACGATTGTCCCCAACGAACTCCCCACTCGTAGGATTTGGGGGTACGAAGGTCTTCCTTTTGGACGCGATAACGCTAGCTGTGACGGCAGGTGACTATCCTCAGCAGATCACTAAGGAGATAACGTTCCTCGTAGTCGACTACTCGTCCGCTTACAACGCcatcctcgggcgacccactCTCAATTCCTGGAAGGCGGTAGCCTCTACATACCACCTAATGATCAAATTCCCGACGGAATATGGGGTAGGAGAACTGCGGGGGAATCAAGTAGCAGCACGAGAATGCTACATCACCATGTTAGAGATGGAGGATCAGCAGCAGACAATGTGCATCGGGAAACAGCGAGCATTAGCATAG
- the LOC126701966 gene encoding uncharacterized protein LOC126701966 — MATTNNAQEDEPPRSTALERQVQTLMTAVERLTKQNHDLEEQLRQRDVGPNLQEQNQEGNSAERREQEKPEGSNAPSRPERQNVSLPSLMDFAPPPIVAEMQAMKEQMEVMMNAFKGRVSSDLDDLVNRTDSPFTASVNSFPLPQKFRMPQIESYDGVKDPLDHLETFKTLMHLQGVPDKIMCRAFSTTLKEPARVWFSRLTPNSINTFKELSALFTSHFIGEHRYKKSTACLMNIKQREDETLRAYITRFNKEALSIDEADDKILVAAFTSGLRKGKFLFSLYKNDPKTMTDVLYRATK, encoded by the coding sequence atGGCTACCACCAACAACGCTCAAGAAGACGAACCACCGAGATCTACTGCATTAGAAAGGCAGGTCCAGACACTCATGACAGCAGTAGAACGACTCACAAAGCAGAACCACGATCTGGAGGAGCAACTACGACAAAGGGATGTAGGACCCAACCTTCAGGAGCAAAACCAGGAAGGTAACAGTGCCGAGCGAAGGGAGCAGGAAAAGCCTGAAGGCAGCAATGCCCCAAGCCGACCAGAGCGGCAAAACGTGAGCCTTCCGTCTCTCATGGATTTTGCCCCCCCACCTATCGTTGccgagatgcaggcgatgaaggagcaGATGGAGGTCATGATGAACGCCTTCAAGGGGCGAGTATCTTCTGATCTCGATGATTTGGTGAACAGGACTGACTCACCATTCACTGCGTCCGTCAACTCATTCCCCCTGCCACAAAAGTTCCGGATGCCGCAGATCGAAAGTTACGACGGGGTCAAGGATCCACTCGATCatctagagaccttcaagaccttgatgcaccttcagggcgTACCAGACAAGATCATGTGCAGGGCGTTCTCGACCACGCTGAAGGAGCCTGCGAGGGTCTGGTTCAGTAGGctgacaccaaactccatcaatACTTTCAAGGAGTTGAGCGCCCTGTTCACCTCACACTTTATAGGCGAACATCGATACAAAAAGTCCACTGCTTGcttaatgaatatcaagcagcgagaagacgagACGCTGCGAGCCTATATAACTCGTTTCAACAAAGAAGCCCTTTCGATTGATGAAGCTGACGATAAAATACTCGTAGCCGCGTTCACTAGCGGGCTACGGAAGGGTAAGTTCTTGTTTTCCCTATACAAGaatgacccaaaaaccatgacGGACGTCCTCTACAGGGCTACCAAGTaa